A genomic region of Saccopteryx bilineata isolate mSacBil1 chromosome 1, mSacBil1_pri_phased_curated, whole genome shotgun sequence contains the following coding sequences:
- the BAG6 gene encoding large proline-rich protein BAG6 isoform X12, producing MEPSACTSATSQEPDSLEVLVKTLDSQTRTFIVGAQMNVKEFKEHIAASVSIPSEKQRLIYQGRVLQDDKKLQEYNVGGKVIHLVERAPPQTQLPSGASSGPGSTSATHGGGPTVGTRGPGASVHDRNANSYVMVGTFNLPSDGSAVDVHINMEQAPTQSEPRVRLVMAQHMIRDIQTLLSRMECRGGPHAQHGQPPSQTPGAAPEPAAPSSQPSEPVEGEAPAREPMEAEGVEERPPARSPERSPPGPAAAGPVPPPETNVPNHPSPAEYVEVLQELHRLEGRLHPFLQRYYDVLGAAASTDYNNNQEGREEDQRLINLVGESLRLLGNTFVALSDLRCNLACAPPRHLHVVRPMSHYTAPMVLQQAAIPIQINVGTTVTMTGNGARPPPTPSAEAAPPGPAQASSLAPSSATVESTEGAPPPGPAPPPTTSHPRVIRISHQSVEPVVMMHMNIQDSGTQPGGVPSAPAGPLGPSGHGQTLGQQVPGFPAAPTRVVIARPTPPQARPSHSGGPPMSGTLQGAAGLGTNASLAQMVSGLVGQLLMQPVLVAQGSPGMAPPPAPATASASAGTTNTATTAGPAPGGPTQPPPPQPSTADLQFSQLLGSLLGPAGPAAGTGVGAGAGAPGVAPPTITVAMPGVPAFLQGMTDFLQATQTAPPPPPPPPPPPLAPEQQAAPQPGSPSAGAGSPGGLGPESLSPEFFTSVVQGVLSSLLGSLGARAGSSESIAAFIQRLSGSSNIFEPGADGALGFFGALLSLLCQNFSMVDVVMLLHGHFQPLQRLQPQLRAFFHQHYLGGQEPTPGNIRMATHTLITGLEEYVRESFSLVQVQPGVDIIRTNLEFLQEQFNSIAAHVLHCTDSGFGARLLELCNQGLFECLALNLHCLGGQQMELAAVINGRIRRMSRGVNPSLVSWLTTMMGLRLQVVLEHMPVGPDAILRYVRRVGDPPQPLSEEPMEVQGSERNSPEPQRENASPAPGTTAEEAMSRAPPPAPEGGSREEQDGAPAETEPWAAAVPPEWVPIIQQDIQSQRKVKPQPPLSDAYLSGMPAKRRKLRADIQKRLQEDPNYSPQRFPNARRAFAEDP from the exons ATGAACGTAAAGGAGTTTAAGGAGCACATTGCCGCTTCAGTCAGCATCCCCTCTGAGAAGCAACGGCTCATCTACCAGGGGCGAGTTCTGCAAGATGATAAGAAGCTCCAGGAATATA aTGTTGGGGGAAAGGTTATCCACCTGGTAGAACGGGCTCCTCCTCAGACTCAGCTCCCTTCTGGGGCATCTTCTGGGCCAGGGTCCACTTCAGCCACCCATGGTGGAGGGCCCACAGTTGGCACTCGGGGGCCTGGGGCCTCTGTTCATGACCGGAATGCCAACAGCTATGTCATGGTTGGAACCTTCAATCTTCCT AGTGACGGCTCTGCTGTAGATGTTCACATCAACATGGAGCAGGCCCCGACGCAG AGTGAACCCCGAGTACGTCTGGTGATGGCGCAGCACATGATTAGGGACATCCAGACCTTACTATCTCGGATGGAG TGTCGAGGGGGGCCCCACGCACAGCATGGTCAGCCGCCTTCACAGACACCGGGGGCGGCCCCGGAGCCGGCGGCCCCGAGCTCTCAGCCGTCAGAGCCCGTGGAAGGCGAAGCGCCTGCGCGGGAGCCCATGGAGGCGGAAGGAGTGGAGGAGCGGCCCCCAGCCCGCAGTCCCGAGCGCAGCCCCCCCGGCCCAGCCGCGGCGGGCCCCGTGCCGCCCCCGGAGACCAATGTGcccaa CCACCCCTCCCCTGCGGAGTACGTCGAGGTGCTCCAGGAGCTCCACCGGCTCGAGGGCCGCCTGCACCCCTTCCTGCAGCGCTACTACGACGTCCTGGGCGCTGCGGCCAGCACGGACTACAACAACAAC CAAGAGGGCCGTGAAGAGGACCAGCGCTTGATCAACCTGGTGGGGGAGAGCCTGCGGCTGCTGGGCAACACCTTCGTGGCGCTGTCGGACCTGCGCTGCAACCTGGCCTGCGCGCCCCCGCGGCACCTGCATGTGGTCCGGCCCATGTCTCACTACACCGCGCCCATGGTGCTGCAGCAGGCAGCCATCCCCATCCAG ATCAACGTGGGCACCACCGTGACCATGACAGGGAACGGCGCTCGGCCCCCCCCGACTCCCAGTGCGGAGGCGGCTCCGCCTGGTCCTGCGCAGGCCTCGTCCCTGGCGCCCTCTTCTGCCACCGTTGAGTCCACTGAGGGGGCACCTCCCCCAGGGCCCGCGCCCCCTCCGACCACCAGCCACCCGAGGGTCATCCGGATCTCCCACCAGAGCGTGGAGCCGGTGGTCATGATGCACATGAACATTCAGG ACTCTGGCACACAGCCTGGTGGAGTTCCGAGTGCTCCTGCCGGCCCGCTGGGACCCTCTGGGCATGGCCAGACCCTGG GACAGCAGGTGCCAGGCTTCCCGGCAGCTCCCACCCGGGTGGTGATTGCTCGGCCCACCCCTCCACAGGCTCGGCCTTCCCATTCTGGGGGGCCCCCCATGTCGGGGACTCTG CAGggtgctgctggtctggggaccaaTGCCTCTTTGGCCCAGATGGTGAGCGGCCTTGTGGGGCAGCTTCTTATGCAGCCTGTCCTTGTGG CTCAGGGGTCTCCAGGAATGGCTCCCCCTCCAGCTCCTGCCACTGCCTCGGCCAGTGCTGGTACCACCAACACAGCCACCACAGCCGGCCCTGCCCCCGGGGGGCCTACCCAGCCTCCACCCCCACAGCCTTCCACAGCAGATCTGCAGTTCTCTCAGCTCCTGGGGAGCCTGCTGGGGCCTGCAGGGCCCGCCGCGGGGACGGGAGTGGGAGCAGGAGCGGGAGCCCCTGGCGTGGCCCCTCCTACCATCACGGTGGCGATGCCGGGTGTCCCGGCCTTTCTCCAGGGCATGACCGACTTCCTGCAA GCCACGCAGACCGcccctccgcccccgccccctccgccCCCTCCGCCTCTGGCTCCGGAGCAGCAGGCCGCACCCCAGCCAGGCTCCCCTTCTGCTGGCGCAGGGAGTCCAGGAGGCCTGGGTCCCGAGAGCCTGTCCCCGGAGTTCTTCACGTCGGTGGTGCAGGGCGTGCTGAGCTCCCTTCTGGGCTCCCTGGGGGCGCGGGCTGGCAGCAGCGAGAGCATCGCTGCCTTCATACAGCGCCTCAGTGGCTCCAGCAACATCTTTGAGCCAGGCGCTGACGGGGCTCTGG GGTTCTTCGGGGCCCTGCTCTCGCTGCTGTGCCAGAACTTCTCCATGGTGGACGTGGTGATGCTGCTCCACGGGCACTTCCAGCCCCTGCAGCGGCTGCAGCCCCAGCTGCGGGCCTTCTTCCACCAGCACTACCTGGGCGGCCAGGAGCCCACACCGGGGAATATTCGG ATGGCAACCCACACATTGATCACCGGGCTGGAAGAGTACGTCCGGGAGAGCTTT TCTTTGGTGCAGGTTCAGCCAGGTGTGGACATCATCCGAACAAACCTGGAGTTTCTCCAGGAGCAGTTCAACAGCATTGCTGCCCACGTTCTGCACTGCACAG ACAGTGGATTCGGAGCCCGCTTGCTGGAGTTGTGTAATCAGGGCCTGTTTGAATGCCTGGCCCTGAACCTGCATTGCTTAGGGGGACAGCAGATGGAGCTGGCGGCTGTCATCAACGGCCGAATT CGCCGCATGTCTCGCGGGGTGAACCCGTCCTTGGTGAGCTGGCTGACCACCATGATGGGACTGAGGCTGCAGGTGGTGCTCGAGCACATGCCCGTTGGCCCGGACGCCATCCTCAGATACGTCCGCAGGGTTGGCGATCCGCCGCAG CCGCTTTCTGAGGAGCCGATGGAAGTTCAGGGATCAGAGAGAAACTCCCCTGAGCCTCAG CGGGAGAATGCTTCCCCAGCCCCCGGAACAACAGCAGAAGAGGCCATGTCCCGAGCTCCACCTCCCGCCCCCGAGGGGGGCTCCCGAGAGGAGCAGGATGGAGCTCCAGCCGAGACCGAGCCTTGGGCAGCTGCGGTGCCCCCA gagtgggtgcctatCATCCAGCAGGACATTCAGAGCCAGCGCAAGGTGAAGCCGCAGCCCCCGCTGAGCGACGCCTACCTCAGTGGTATGCCCGCCAAGAGACGCAAG ctccgGGCTGACATACAGAAGCGACTGCAGGAAGACCCCAACTACAGCCCCCAGCGCTTCCCGAACGCCCGCCGGGCCTTTGCTGAGGACCCCTAG
- the BAG6 gene encoding large proline-rich protein BAG6 isoform X7 yields MEPSACTSATSQEPDSLEVLVKTLDSQTRTFIVGAQMNVKEFKEHIAASVSIPSEKQRLIYQGRVLQDDKKLQEYNVGGKVIHLVERAPPQTQLPSGASSGPGSTSATHGGGPTVGTRGPGASVHDRNANSYVMVGTFNLPSDGSAVDVHINMEQAPTQSEPRVRLVMAQHMIRDIQTLLSRMECRGGPHAQHGQPPSQTPGAAPEPAAPSSQPSEPVEGEAPAREPMEAEGVEERPPARSPERSPPGPAAAGPVPPPETNVPNHPSPAEYVEVLQELHRLEGRLHPFLQRYYDVLGAAASTDYNNNQEGREEDQRLINLVGESLRLLGNTFVALSDLRCNLACAPPRHLHVVRPMSHYTAPMVLQQAAIPIQINVGTTVTMTGNGARPPPTPSAEAAPPGPAQASSLAPSSATVESTEGAPPPGPAPPPTTSHPRVIRISHQSVEPVVMMHMNIQDSGTQPGGVPSAPAGPLGPSGHGQTLGSTLIQLPSLPPEFMHAVAHQITHQAMVAAVASAATGQQVPGFPAAPTRVVIARPTPPQARPSHSGGPPMSGTLGAAGLGTNASLAQMVSGLVGQLLMQPVLVAQGSPGMAPPPAPATASASAGTTNTATTAGPAPGGPTQPPPPQPSTADLQFSQLLGSLLGPAGPAAGTGVGAGAGAPGVAPPTITVAMPGVPAFLQGMTDFLQATQTAPPPPPPPPPPPLAPEQQAAPQPGSPSAGAGSPGGLGPESLSPEFFTSVVQGVLSSLLGSLGARAGSSESIAAFIQRLSGSSNIFEPGADGALGFFGALLSLLCQNFSMVDVVMLLHGHFQPLQRLQPQLRAFFHQHYLGGQEPTPGNIRMATHTLITGLEEYVRESFSLVQVQPGVDIIRTNLEFLQEQFNSIAAHVLHCTDSGFGARLLELCNQGLFECLALNLHCLGGQQMELAAVINGRIRRMSRGVNPSLVSWLTTMMGLRLQVVLEHMPVGPDAILRYVRRVGDPPQPLSEEPMEVQGSERNSPEPQRENASPAPGTTAEEAMSRAPPPAPEGGSREEQDGAPAETEPWAAAVPPEWVPIIQQDIQSQRKVKPQPPLSDAYLSGMPAKRRKLRADIQKRLQEDPNYSPQRFPNARRAFAEDP; encoded by the exons ATGAACGTAAAGGAGTTTAAGGAGCACATTGCCGCTTCAGTCAGCATCCCCTCTGAGAAGCAACGGCTCATCTACCAGGGGCGAGTTCTGCAAGATGATAAGAAGCTCCAGGAATATA aTGTTGGGGGAAAGGTTATCCACCTGGTAGAACGGGCTCCTCCTCAGACTCAGCTCCCTTCTGGGGCATCTTCTGGGCCAGGGTCCACTTCAGCCACCCATGGTGGAGGGCCCACAGTTGGCACTCGGGGGCCTGGGGCCTCTGTTCATGACCGGAATGCCAACAGCTATGTCATGGTTGGAACCTTCAATCTTCCT AGTGACGGCTCTGCTGTAGATGTTCACATCAACATGGAGCAGGCCCCGACGCAG AGTGAACCCCGAGTACGTCTGGTGATGGCGCAGCACATGATTAGGGACATCCAGACCTTACTATCTCGGATGGAG TGTCGAGGGGGGCCCCACGCACAGCATGGTCAGCCGCCTTCACAGACACCGGGGGCGGCCCCGGAGCCGGCGGCCCCGAGCTCTCAGCCGTCAGAGCCCGTGGAAGGCGAAGCGCCTGCGCGGGAGCCCATGGAGGCGGAAGGAGTGGAGGAGCGGCCCCCAGCCCGCAGTCCCGAGCGCAGCCCCCCCGGCCCAGCCGCGGCGGGCCCCGTGCCGCCCCCGGAGACCAATGTGcccaa CCACCCCTCCCCTGCGGAGTACGTCGAGGTGCTCCAGGAGCTCCACCGGCTCGAGGGCCGCCTGCACCCCTTCCTGCAGCGCTACTACGACGTCCTGGGCGCTGCGGCCAGCACGGACTACAACAACAAC CAAGAGGGCCGTGAAGAGGACCAGCGCTTGATCAACCTGGTGGGGGAGAGCCTGCGGCTGCTGGGCAACACCTTCGTGGCGCTGTCGGACCTGCGCTGCAACCTGGCCTGCGCGCCCCCGCGGCACCTGCATGTGGTCCGGCCCATGTCTCACTACACCGCGCCCATGGTGCTGCAGCAGGCAGCCATCCCCATCCAG ATCAACGTGGGCACCACCGTGACCATGACAGGGAACGGCGCTCGGCCCCCCCCGACTCCCAGTGCGGAGGCGGCTCCGCCTGGTCCTGCGCAGGCCTCGTCCCTGGCGCCCTCTTCTGCCACCGTTGAGTCCACTGAGGGGGCACCTCCCCCAGGGCCCGCGCCCCCTCCGACCACCAGCCACCCGAGGGTCATCCGGATCTCCCACCAGAGCGTGGAGCCGGTGGTCATGATGCACATGAACATTCAGG ACTCTGGCACACAGCCTGGTGGAGTTCCGAGTGCTCCTGCCGGCCCGCTGGGACCCTCTGGGCATGGCCAGACCCTGG GCTCCACCCTCATCCagctgccctccctgccccctgagTTCATGCACGCCGTCGCCCACCAGATCACTCATCAGGCCATGGTGGCAGCTGTTGCCTCCGCGGCCACAG GACAGCAGGTGCCAGGCTTCCCGGCAGCTCCCACCCGGGTGGTGATTGCTCGGCCCACCCCTCCACAGGCTCGGCCTTCCCATTCTGGGGGGCCCCCCATGTCGGGGACTCTG ggtgctgctggtctggggaccaaTGCCTCTTTGGCCCAGATGGTGAGCGGCCTTGTGGGGCAGCTTCTTATGCAGCCTGTCCTTGTGG CTCAGGGGTCTCCAGGAATGGCTCCCCCTCCAGCTCCTGCCACTGCCTCGGCCAGTGCTGGTACCACCAACACAGCCACCACAGCCGGCCCTGCCCCCGGGGGGCCTACCCAGCCTCCACCCCCACAGCCTTCCACAGCAGATCTGCAGTTCTCTCAGCTCCTGGGGAGCCTGCTGGGGCCTGCAGGGCCCGCCGCGGGGACGGGAGTGGGAGCAGGAGCGGGAGCCCCTGGCGTGGCCCCTCCTACCATCACGGTGGCGATGCCGGGTGTCCCGGCCTTTCTCCAGGGCATGACCGACTTCCTGCAA GCCACGCAGACCGcccctccgcccccgccccctccgccCCCTCCGCCTCTGGCTCCGGAGCAGCAGGCCGCACCCCAGCCAGGCTCCCCTTCTGCTGGCGCAGGGAGTCCAGGAGGCCTGGGTCCCGAGAGCCTGTCCCCGGAGTTCTTCACGTCGGTGGTGCAGGGCGTGCTGAGCTCCCTTCTGGGCTCCCTGGGGGCGCGGGCTGGCAGCAGCGAGAGCATCGCTGCCTTCATACAGCGCCTCAGTGGCTCCAGCAACATCTTTGAGCCAGGCGCTGACGGGGCTCTGG GGTTCTTCGGGGCCCTGCTCTCGCTGCTGTGCCAGAACTTCTCCATGGTGGACGTGGTGATGCTGCTCCACGGGCACTTCCAGCCCCTGCAGCGGCTGCAGCCCCAGCTGCGGGCCTTCTTCCACCAGCACTACCTGGGCGGCCAGGAGCCCACACCGGGGAATATTCGG ATGGCAACCCACACATTGATCACCGGGCTGGAAGAGTACGTCCGGGAGAGCTTT TCTTTGGTGCAGGTTCAGCCAGGTGTGGACATCATCCGAACAAACCTGGAGTTTCTCCAGGAGCAGTTCAACAGCATTGCTGCCCACGTTCTGCACTGCACAG ACAGTGGATTCGGAGCCCGCTTGCTGGAGTTGTGTAATCAGGGCCTGTTTGAATGCCTGGCCCTGAACCTGCATTGCTTAGGGGGACAGCAGATGGAGCTGGCGGCTGTCATCAACGGCCGAATT CGCCGCATGTCTCGCGGGGTGAACCCGTCCTTGGTGAGCTGGCTGACCACCATGATGGGACTGAGGCTGCAGGTGGTGCTCGAGCACATGCCCGTTGGCCCGGACGCCATCCTCAGATACGTCCGCAGGGTTGGCGATCCGCCGCAG CCGCTTTCTGAGGAGCCGATGGAAGTTCAGGGATCAGAGAGAAACTCCCCTGAGCCTCAG CGGGAGAATGCTTCCCCAGCCCCCGGAACAACAGCAGAAGAGGCCATGTCCCGAGCTCCACCTCCCGCCCCCGAGGGGGGCTCCCGAGAGGAGCAGGATGGAGCTCCAGCCGAGACCGAGCCTTGGGCAGCTGCGGTGCCCCCA gagtgggtgcctatCATCCAGCAGGACATTCAGAGCCAGCGCAAGGTGAAGCCGCAGCCCCCGCTGAGCGACGCCTACCTCAGTGGTATGCCCGCCAAGAGACGCAAG ctccgGGCTGACATACAGAAGCGACTGCAGGAAGACCCCAACTACAGCCCCCAGCGCTTCCCGAACGCCCGCCGGGCCTTTGCTGAGGACCCCTAG
- the BAG6 gene encoding large proline-rich protein BAG6 isoform X4 gives MEPSACTSATSQEPDSLEVLVKTLDSQTRTFIVGAQMNVKEFKEHIAASVSIPSEKQRLIYQGRVLQDDKKLQEYNVGGKVIHLVERAPPQTQLPSGASSGPGSTSATHGGGPTVGTRGPGASVHDRNANSYVMVGTFNLPSDGSAVDVHINMEQAPTQSEPRVRLVMAQHMIRDIQTLLSRMECRGGPHAQHGQPPSQTPGAAPEPAAPSSQPSEPVEGEAPAREPMEAEGVEERPPARSPERSPPGPAAAGPVPPPETNVPNHPSPAEYVEVLQELHRLEGRLHPFLQRYYDVLGAAASTDYNNNQEGREEDQRLINLVGESLRLLGNTFVALSDLRCNLACAPPRHLHVVRPMSHYTAPMVLQQAAIPIQINVGTTVTMTGNGARPPPTPSAEAAPPGPAQASSLAPSSATVESTEGAPPPGPAPPPTTSHPRVIRISHQSVEPVVMMHMNIQDSGTQPGGVPSAPAGPLGPSGHGQTLGQQVPGFPAAPTRVVIARPTPPQARPSHSGGPPMSGTLQGAAGLGTNASLAQMVSGLVGQLLMQPVLVAQGSPGMAPPPAPATASASAGTTNTATTAGPAPGGPTQPPPPQPSTADLQFSQLLGSLLGPAGPAAGTGVGAGAGAPGVAPPTITVAMPGVPAFLQGMTDFLQATQTAPPPPPPPPPPPLAPEQQAAPQPGSPSAGAGSPGGLGPESLSPEFFTSVVQGVLSSLLGSLGARAGSSESIAAFIQRLSGSSNIFEPGADGALGFFGALLSLLCQNFSMVDVVMLLHGHFQPLQRLQPQLRAFFHQHYLGGQEPTPGNIRMATHTLITGLEEYVRESFSLVQVQPGVDIIRTNLEFLQEQFNSIAAHVLHCTDSGFGARLLELCNQGLFECLALNLHCLGGQQMELAAVINGRIRRMSRGVNPSLVSWLTTMMGLRLQVVLEHMPVGPDAILRYVRRVGDPPQPLSEEPMEVQGSERNSPEPQRENASPAPGTTAEEAMSRAPPPAPEGGSREEQDGAPAETEPWAAAVPPEWVPIIQQDIQSQRKVKPQPPLSDAYLSGMPAKRRKTMQGEGPQLLLSEAVSRAAKAAGARPLTSPESLSRDLEAPEVQESYRQQLRADIQKRLQEDPNYSPQRFPNARRAFAEDP, from the exons ATGAACGTAAAGGAGTTTAAGGAGCACATTGCCGCTTCAGTCAGCATCCCCTCTGAGAAGCAACGGCTCATCTACCAGGGGCGAGTTCTGCAAGATGATAAGAAGCTCCAGGAATATA aTGTTGGGGGAAAGGTTATCCACCTGGTAGAACGGGCTCCTCCTCAGACTCAGCTCCCTTCTGGGGCATCTTCTGGGCCAGGGTCCACTTCAGCCACCCATGGTGGAGGGCCCACAGTTGGCACTCGGGGGCCTGGGGCCTCTGTTCATGACCGGAATGCCAACAGCTATGTCATGGTTGGAACCTTCAATCTTCCT AGTGACGGCTCTGCTGTAGATGTTCACATCAACATGGAGCAGGCCCCGACGCAG AGTGAACCCCGAGTACGTCTGGTGATGGCGCAGCACATGATTAGGGACATCCAGACCTTACTATCTCGGATGGAG TGTCGAGGGGGGCCCCACGCACAGCATGGTCAGCCGCCTTCACAGACACCGGGGGCGGCCCCGGAGCCGGCGGCCCCGAGCTCTCAGCCGTCAGAGCCCGTGGAAGGCGAAGCGCCTGCGCGGGAGCCCATGGAGGCGGAAGGAGTGGAGGAGCGGCCCCCAGCCCGCAGTCCCGAGCGCAGCCCCCCCGGCCCAGCCGCGGCGGGCCCCGTGCCGCCCCCGGAGACCAATGTGcccaa CCACCCCTCCCCTGCGGAGTACGTCGAGGTGCTCCAGGAGCTCCACCGGCTCGAGGGCCGCCTGCACCCCTTCCTGCAGCGCTACTACGACGTCCTGGGCGCTGCGGCCAGCACGGACTACAACAACAAC CAAGAGGGCCGTGAAGAGGACCAGCGCTTGATCAACCTGGTGGGGGAGAGCCTGCGGCTGCTGGGCAACACCTTCGTGGCGCTGTCGGACCTGCGCTGCAACCTGGCCTGCGCGCCCCCGCGGCACCTGCATGTGGTCCGGCCCATGTCTCACTACACCGCGCCCATGGTGCTGCAGCAGGCAGCCATCCCCATCCAG ATCAACGTGGGCACCACCGTGACCATGACAGGGAACGGCGCTCGGCCCCCCCCGACTCCCAGTGCGGAGGCGGCTCCGCCTGGTCCTGCGCAGGCCTCGTCCCTGGCGCCCTCTTCTGCCACCGTTGAGTCCACTGAGGGGGCACCTCCCCCAGGGCCCGCGCCCCCTCCGACCACCAGCCACCCGAGGGTCATCCGGATCTCCCACCAGAGCGTGGAGCCGGTGGTCATGATGCACATGAACATTCAGG ACTCTGGCACACAGCCTGGTGGAGTTCCGAGTGCTCCTGCCGGCCCGCTGGGACCCTCTGGGCATGGCCAGACCCTGG GACAGCAGGTGCCAGGCTTCCCGGCAGCTCCCACCCGGGTGGTGATTGCTCGGCCCACCCCTCCACAGGCTCGGCCTTCCCATTCTGGGGGGCCCCCCATGTCGGGGACTCTG CAGggtgctgctggtctggggaccaaTGCCTCTTTGGCCCAGATGGTGAGCGGCCTTGTGGGGCAGCTTCTTATGCAGCCTGTCCTTGTGG CTCAGGGGTCTCCAGGAATGGCTCCCCCTCCAGCTCCTGCCACTGCCTCGGCCAGTGCTGGTACCACCAACACAGCCACCACAGCCGGCCCTGCCCCCGGGGGGCCTACCCAGCCTCCACCCCCACAGCCTTCCACAGCAGATCTGCAGTTCTCTCAGCTCCTGGGGAGCCTGCTGGGGCCTGCAGGGCCCGCCGCGGGGACGGGAGTGGGAGCAGGAGCGGGAGCCCCTGGCGTGGCCCCTCCTACCATCACGGTGGCGATGCCGGGTGTCCCGGCCTTTCTCCAGGGCATGACCGACTTCCTGCAA GCCACGCAGACCGcccctccgcccccgccccctccgccCCCTCCGCCTCTGGCTCCGGAGCAGCAGGCCGCACCCCAGCCAGGCTCCCCTTCTGCTGGCGCAGGGAGTCCAGGAGGCCTGGGTCCCGAGAGCCTGTCCCCGGAGTTCTTCACGTCGGTGGTGCAGGGCGTGCTGAGCTCCCTTCTGGGCTCCCTGGGGGCGCGGGCTGGCAGCAGCGAGAGCATCGCTGCCTTCATACAGCGCCTCAGTGGCTCCAGCAACATCTTTGAGCCAGGCGCTGACGGGGCTCTGG GGTTCTTCGGGGCCCTGCTCTCGCTGCTGTGCCAGAACTTCTCCATGGTGGACGTGGTGATGCTGCTCCACGGGCACTTCCAGCCCCTGCAGCGGCTGCAGCCCCAGCTGCGGGCCTTCTTCCACCAGCACTACCTGGGCGGCCAGGAGCCCACACCGGGGAATATTCGG ATGGCAACCCACACATTGATCACCGGGCTGGAAGAGTACGTCCGGGAGAGCTTT TCTTTGGTGCAGGTTCAGCCAGGTGTGGACATCATCCGAACAAACCTGGAGTTTCTCCAGGAGCAGTTCAACAGCATTGCTGCCCACGTTCTGCACTGCACAG ACAGTGGATTCGGAGCCCGCTTGCTGGAGTTGTGTAATCAGGGCCTGTTTGAATGCCTGGCCCTGAACCTGCATTGCTTAGGGGGACAGCAGATGGAGCTGGCGGCTGTCATCAACGGCCGAATT CGCCGCATGTCTCGCGGGGTGAACCCGTCCTTGGTGAGCTGGCTGACCACCATGATGGGACTGAGGCTGCAGGTGGTGCTCGAGCACATGCCCGTTGGCCCGGACGCCATCCTCAGATACGTCCGCAGGGTTGGCGATCCGCCGCAG CCGCTTTCTGAGGAGCCGATGGAAGTTCAGGGATCAGAGAGAAACTCCCCTGAGCCTCAG CGGGAGAATGCTTCCCCAGCCCCCGGAACAACAGCAGAAGAGGCCATGTCCCGAGCTCCACCTCCCGCCCCCGAGGGGGGCTCCCGAGAGGAGCAGGATGGAGCTCCAGCCGAGACCGAGCCTTGGGCAGCTGCGGTGCCCCCA gagtgggtgcctatCATCCAGCAGGACATTCAGAGCCAGCGCAAGGTGAAGCCGCAGCCCCCGCTGAGCGACGCCTACCTCAGTGGTATGCCCGCCAAGAGACGCAAG ACGATGCAGGGGGAGGGCCCCCAGCTGCTGCTCTCAGAGGCCGTGAGCCGGGCAGCTAAGGCGGCCGGAGCTCGGCCCCTGACGAGCCCCGAGAGCCTGAGCCGGGACCTGGAGGCACCAGAGGTTCAGGAGAGCTACAGGCAGCAG ctccgGGCTGACATACAGAAGCGACTGCAGGAAGACCCCAACTACAGCCCCCAGCGCTTCCCGAACGCCCGCCGGGCCTTTGCTGAGGACCCCTAG